AAGAGTCGGTGCGTGCCGTAGTGCGCCTATACGACATACATATGTTTACCGTCACAGCGTGAGTCCTGTTTTTTTACATGATAGGATTTTTCGGATTTTCTGGCTTACATAAACTCCGCCTGAATTCCTGTTTCTCGGGCGATATTTGCTGGCGCTTCAATGAAATCCGAGTCTGATGCCACAAGTGTACGAACCCCGATTTTCTGAAATATACTAACGGCAAGCGCCCCTATTTCGGCAACTCTCAGGGCTTCACATAGGGTCTGCTGTTGTTGGAAAAGCTATCCCAACTTCATCATCCCTATGGTGAGGGTATCTGATTATGCAGCTTCCTGCGAAGGGGAAGCTGACACTTCAGCGGGTGTCTTGAATCCAAGACACTTGCGCTGGGTTGCGTTGAGATCATGGGCGAGGGCAGTCAACTGAGCCAGGCTGACCTCATACGCATTTGCTGCTCGATCGTATCGATTTCACGCAGCCGCAATTCCTTGGCCAGACAATCTTGCAAAGACACGGCATTTGGGCTGCGGAATACTGGCGCAAATATTGTCGATGTTGAGCTCATAAAGCGCGGGACCAAATTGTGTCAGGCCACTTGTTCGATCTTCTCTTAACCGTGGGTCGTACGAAACACGGGCGCCAGATGGTTAGGGGCTCGGGCCATAGCCCGATTGTGGCTTGATAAAAGTTCCGGATTAGAGTGCTATGGCATTTAGGCAGACCATAGCGCCGTTGTCTGTCAGGGTAGCATTCTTTGAATCGCATACCCTTTCGGCCTAGGGCCTTTTCAGTTACTGTTTTGTTTGTGGTGTATCCAGCTAGCGCAATCAAGATAGTTTGCTGGATCAACGCGTCCAAATTGTGGGTCCATCGTTGTTACTCTTGCGCGCTCCAAAACAGCATTATACATTCGTTATCGGCGTTCTAAATGACAATCCGATTATTAAGATCGTTGAAACGCAGACAACCTACCATCAGCGGCAGCGGATTGAATTTTCTTCGCGATTTCTTTGAGGAACGCGGGGCTGACCGCGCCTAATGGACGGGTGCCATCAAAGTCATATGGGTGATCAAGATCGACGAGATTATATTCATCAAGAATAATCCAGCAAGGATAAGCCAATCCGGCCCGTCTGCATTCAATCTGGTTAAAGGCAAGAGCTATGCGGCTGGCGTCTGGCTCCTGTGAGGTGATCGGAAACAGGAACAACCGAGCGGGATTATCCGGCGTGCGAATGACGATACAAACCGGGCGCGCTTTCCGACCGGATTCCTCGCCGGTTTTTGCCTGCCACTTCCAGAGATAGAAGAACCTGACGATCTGGCCGCGTTCAAGCATCTGTGTCACTTTCATTTATGATCGCATCCAGTCCGTCCATTAGTTCGCGGTGTATATGATCCGGGGCATCAAACAGACCGTAAGCATCTGCTTGCGGCTTCCCCAGAAGTCGGCGGTAGGCATCCGCTGTAACGATAACCAGCTTTTCCTTGCCGCGTTTCGTGAGAGAAACCGGCTCGATCAGTGCTGTTTCCAGTATTTCACCGGACAGGCGATTCATGTCAGAAAAGGTGAATTGCTTCATAATGGTCGCTCCTTTAATTACGTAATATACGTATTTCAGGTATTTTATGCAAGTTTTTATCTTTACTACAACGCCTTGGAGAAGCTATCCCAAATACATCATGCCTATGGTGAGGGTATCTGATTAAGCTGCTTCCTGCAAAAGTGTAGCAAAAACCTCGGCGGGTGTCTTGAATCCAAGACACATGCGCGGGATTGCATTGAGATTGTGGGCGAGGGCAGTTAACTGAACCTGGCTAACCAGCGTTAGGTCCGTGTTGCTGGGTAAATACCGTCGAACGCGCTTGTTGATGTTCTCGATCGCACCTTTTTGCCATGGTGAGTTTGGGTCGCAAAACGAGCTTGTTGCCCCCATTCCATCCTCCAAAGCCCGATAAGCCATAAACTCGGAACCACGATCAAAGGTAAAACTGCGGCGTGCGTGATAAGGCAGTGCGGCGAAGGTCTGAATGATTTTGTTCATTATAGGCTTTGAGTGCCGGCTGCTATTTTTAATGATGACGCAATAACGGCTCTTGCGTTCAACAAGCGTCATGACATTGGCTTCTCCAAGGTCACGTTCAAAGATAATGAAATCACCTTCCCAGTTGCCGAATTGCAGACGATTGCCAATAAAATCAGGACGTTGATGAATACGAAAGGCTTCTGGAATGCGGGAACTGCGCGATCTTCTGGTGCCGCGTGGGCAGCGTTTTGTTCGCATCTCAGCCAGGTGTTCATACAGCTTCAGCGCGTATTCTTCCTTTGAATAGATGAAACGATAGATTGTTTCGGCACACAGACGTATTGCGCTTAGACCATGGCTAACCAGTCGGCCGCAGATCTGTTCCGGCGACCAATGGGCCTCCAATTGTTCTATGACGAACTTACGCAGCTCTGGGTAACGTCTGAGCTTGCGCAACCGTGTTCTGCGGTCTTTGCTGATGTTGTCGGCAACAACGCTATGATAGCCATTATAGGGGGCTGAAAAAGCGCAGTCAAAAATAGTACGCTAAGCCCGAACGAACGATGAATTTGCGTTCCGCTCGGGTCGAAACGATATAGTCGGGGCTACTTACGCTGTGCGAATTGACACTCTTGGATTGCTTTGCAGGTCCGCCGATCAACTGGGCGATAATGGATACTAGAGGTCTACAGTGAGTTCATAAATGCCTCGCGCAGCGAGCACCGTCTTTGAATAAGTAATCCGCCGTATGTTCGTAAGTTCCCACGCTAACCATCCCTCTTCAAAATAGTTCGCGCAAGCTGCGGCCATATCGGTATGCAGAAACGGCGTGACAGATGCGATCCTCACGATGGCAACAGCTCTACCGTCTTGATCCTCTTCGCCATCTGCTCGTAGGAATCCATCATTTTCAACGATCAGTAGTTCTTCGTCGGGCCGAAGGCTTGGAGACTACCGCCTCACCTCAAGCGTTTTGAGACCGCGTACGATTTTCAGTCCGCTTGACGCGACAACTGATAAAGCCTTCAAACTGCACCCCTTCGTGCATACAGCAGTTTGCACACTTCTTACTGCCTGTCCGATACCACAGCAACATCCCCACGGGCACGACCCTGATCACTTACGTTGTCATTCCGACCTAGCCGGAATTAACTCTAAACTCATGCAGCACGCAACAATCGGCCGGTGCGGATGTTGGCTTGGCAGTGGCGTTGCTGACATATAAAGCTGCGCCTTCTCAACTGGTAGATATTAGTGAGAAGACCAAATTACCGCCATTACCGAAACGGGACATTGTTTTTGTCTCAAGTGTTACCGGTGAACGGGCAGCGTCAGTGTTGCGCCGCCTCGTTCTTGCATTTCAGGCTTTGTAAAAAGGGTTAACCACACCGCTTGCGTCTCAGTTTAAGCAACCGATGTTTCATGCAAATGTTTCCATTGCAATTGGGTGCTTATGTTGCTCAGGAAGGTTGTCGCCACGCGCTTTTTTGGTTCGTGGCCTGACTCCTCCTGAATTTCATGATAGGTTACAATAGCGCCATCAGCACCTTCATATATAACAGACATATTTTCGAGGGTAATTTTCAGCCCTGATTTTGCACCGGCCTGTGTTTTAAAAAAGGCACTGATTTCAGGATAGCCAAGCTCTGAACCGCCCATCGTGATCATTGTGAAATCTGCTGAAAAACCGGCCATGAGTTTTTCATAGAGTTTAGCACTGTTATCGGCGCCGCTAAACCAGTCCTCAATCATGCTGACCGTGTTGCGGATAAGGTCAAAATACATATCGGATTGTGTCATTGTGAATCTCTTTTGCTTAGGTTTGGGATTGAAGATTGGCAAGAATTTCACGGTTTGGTAGCCGCGCGCATATGGCGAGCGGGATCAAAGCAGTCAGGGCGATGATCAGAAAACAGCTATGGAAAGCCTGTATCGCAGCTTTGGACTGAGACGGGTCGGTTACATCAGTAACAGCGTGCCAGGATAAAATAGCGCTGAGAAACAGAGACAGAAGAGCGACGCCTAAACCAAAGGCCAGCTGCCGGTTGATGTTCCAGATTGCGCTGGCATCTGCCAGATCGGATGCTTGAACCTGTATAAAGGCAGTGCTTTGTGCAGTGCTGCTACACAGACTGCCGCCGAAGCCCATAAAAGCGAATGCAATCATGAACAGCGAATATTGGTCTGCACTCTGTGTTTGAGAGAGCATAGCAATACCGCAGCCTTGCAGGACGCAACCCATCATAAACAGCGGACGTGGCCCGCAACGATTATAGAATTTTCCGGTCAGGCTGATGGCAATAAATGAAGCCAGCGACCATGGGAGCATCAGAAAACCGGTATTTGCGGCTGTCATTCGCAGTACCGATTGAAGATAAAGCATTGTAATCATACTGATGCCAATAAACACACCAGGGATCAGCAAATAAACAAGCATTGATGTTCCCATCAGGAGATCAGCGGTTAAGCGCAAATTCAGGATGGGCTGTGGTTTTTTCAGGCTGAGGCGAATGAAGAGGGCGATAGCTGCCAGCCCGGCTAAAACGCTAAGTGTTCCGTTGTAGAGCATTCCTTGATCGGCGAGTTGTGACAGGCCAAACAATAAAAACACCAATCCGAGTGAGCCGGTAAGAAAGCTGAAGAAATCAAATGGCGGAATAGGGCTGGTATGCTGGTTAACTGTTTTAAGCCAGATAAGGGCAAAACAGAGTGTTAAAAGTGCTAGTGGCAGGTTGAGAAAGAATATCCAGCGCCAGCCAAGGTAATCAACAATGATCCCGCCTGCCGCAGGCGAGAGAGCCGGTGCGAGTAAGGCAACGAGCATGATGACCGAAGACAGGCCGGCCCGTTCATCCGGCCGGTAATGCTGATATGTCAAAGTCTGGCCAACCGGAATAAGCAGGCCACCACCCAAACCTTGGAATACCCGCCATGCAATCAGGGTGTAAACTGATCCGGCCATGCCTGCGCCCGCTGTAGCAACTGCAAACAGCGTCAGCGACAGTCGCAATATGGTTCTGGCGCCGTAGCGTTTAGATAACCAGCTGCTCAAAGGTATA
This genomic stretch from Ochrobactrum sp. BTU1 harbors:
- a CDS encoding nuclear transport factor 2 family protein, which codes for MTQSDMYFDLIRNTVSMIEDWFSGADNSAKLYEKLMAGFSADFTMITMGGSELGYPEISAFFKTQAGAKSGLKITLENMSVIYEGADGAIVTYHEIQEESGHEPKKRVATTFLSNISTQLQWKHLHETSVA
- a CDS encoding MFS transporter — protein: MAYRTKIATIYLLGFFLDLINLFVASVAYPLIARDLNATVTELSWIGTGYILGLTLIIPLSSWLSKRYGARTILRLSLTLFAVATAGAGMAGSVYTLIAWRVFQGLGGGLLIPVGQTLTYQHYRPDERAGLSSVIMLVALLAPALSPAAGGIIVDYLGWRWIFFLNLPLALLTLCFALIWLKTVNQHTSPIPPFDFFSFLTGSLGLVFLLFGLSQLADQGMLYNGTLSVLAGLAAIALFIRLSLKKPQPILNLRLTADLLMGTSMLVYLLIPGVFIGISMITMLYLQSVLRMTAANTGFLMLPWSLASFIAISLTGKFYNRCGPRPLFMMGCVLQGCGIAMLSQTQSADQYSLFMIAFAFMGFGGSLCSSTAQSTAFIQVQASDLADASAIWNINRQLAFGLGVALLSLFLSAILSWHAVTDVTDPSQSKAAIQAFHSCFLIIALTALIPLAICARLPNREILANLQSQT
- a CDS encoding IS30 family transposase, translating into MFDCAFSAPYNGYHSVVADNISKDRRTRLRKLRRYPELRKFVIEQLEAHWSPEQICGRLVSHGLSAIRLCAETIYRFIYSKEEYALKLYEHLAEMRTKRCPRGTRRSRSSRIPEAFRIHQRPDFIGNRLQFGNWEGDFIIFERDLGEANVMTLVERKSRYCVIIKNSSRHSKPIMNKIIQTFAALPYHARRSFTFDRGSEFMAYRALEDGMGATSSFCDPNSPWQKGAIENINKRVRRYLPSNTDLTLVSQVQLTALAHNLNAIPRMCLGFKTPAEVFATLLQEAA
- a CDS encoding prevent-host-death protein; protein product: MKQFTFSDMNRLSGEILETALIEPVSLTKRGKEKLVIVTADAYRRLLGKPQADAYGLFDAPDHIHRELMDGLDAIINESDTDA